GTCACAACATTTGCTTTAGGGACGAAAAAACTTTACCAATTTATTGATGAAAATCCAGGGGTAGAATTTTTACCAGTTGATATGGTCAATGATCCTAGGGAAATTGCTAAAGAGGACCGAATGATTTCGATTAATTCTACGACAGAAGTCGATTTTTATGGACAATGTGCCTCGGAGACGATTGCAGGAAAGTATTATAGTTCAAGCGGGGGGCAGGCTGATTTCGCTAGGGGTGTTCATTTTTCCAAAGAAGGAAAGGGTTTTATTTGTATGCATTCGACTGCAAAAGAGGGGACAATCTCCAAAATTAGGCCCCTATTATCTAGGGGATCGGTTGTCACAACGTCCAAAAATGATGTAGACAGGATCGTAACAGAATATGGAGTAGCCGAATTGAAAGGAAAAAGTATTGAAGATCGAACGAAAGCCTTAATCGCGATTGCCCATCCAAGATTTCGAGAAGAACTCACTTATGAAGCAATAAAAAATGGCTTTATTTTATAAAGTGAAACTTCATTCAGTGGGAGGGTTCTTCATCCCCGACTGAATGTTAGTTGAACTTATCGGACCTTTAGCGGCAGTGATTCTCCACCTATCTTCTTTGTTTCCAAATCATTTTGAGGTGGAGGTTTTACTGCCCGTTAAGGCGAGATGAAAAAGTACAAACTCTCTATATACAACACCTCTACCTCCAATTGAAGGTAGAGGTGTTCTTGGGAATTATTGTTTTTCTTTTAATTCATGAATTTCCACAATTGAACGTTCTTCAAGTGGACCCCTTAGATGGACGGTTGCTGTTTTTCCATCTTCATTTAACTTATCTATCCAAACAGAGACACCGTTATACGTCACCTCAACCTCATTCGAAGACGATAAAATTTGTTTCACACGGTTTGGCTCCATACTTGATCACTCCTCATACATACTACTTTTATTATTTGATTTCCTCTATTTTTTATACCAGGAATTCTCACACGATTTT
Above is a genomic segment from Oikeobacillus pervagus containing:
- a CDS encoding H-type small acid-soluble spore protein is translated as MEPNRVKQILSSSNEVEVTYNGVSVWIDKLNEDGKTATVHLRGPLEERSIVEIHELKEKQ